AAGACTTGGAGTGTATAATGTAAGGATGATATAATTCTGCATTCAGCAGCTGTTACATTTGTGATGTGGTGCTGGGAAATGTTGGAATGCGTGATTGTGCCAGAAACTGTGTTTAAACATAGGACCCAACTCACTGTGGACAGGACCTTTGGAGTTTATTATGTCatggaaatttaattttaaaggttCATTCTTGACAGATATGCTATGGATTGCTTATTACCTTTCCCTGTGTAATCAGTGGAAGGTAAAGTAGAGAATAATTTAATTCAGTTTATTTGTTTAGCGCAAGATCATTGCTTGCTATTTTTAGTcaacttttccttttgtttctaaATCCCAGTGCTAATTTAACAATGCATTACTATTTTCAATTTACTTGAGGAACTTTCTGCAAGCTGCAGCTGGTCTCTACAGCCACTAGGGGTCACACTTACTAATTATTCACTACCCTTCTCTTGGGTCCAAAAGCTGCTTTTTATAGAAAAAATTCAGAACTTGAAGTGGGGGTGCACATATCCTACATAATTGTGATGTCTGTTAAATAAAAGGGTGGGTGAAATTATTCCTTCGACACTTCTCTTTCATTTCAAATGACAGAAACAAGAGTGCATCAGGTTgcaagggaccacagtgggtcacctggtccaacctccctgctcaagcagggtcatcctagagcacatggcacaggatggTGTCCAGATTATTCCTTAATATCTCCAGtaagggagactccacaacctctctggacaatTTATTCCAGTGCTCAatcacctgcacagtaaagaagttcttcctcatattcaggtggaacttcctgtgcatctgTTTCCAActgttgcctcttgtcctgttgcttggCACCACCGAGAAGAGCCTGGAAACATTCTCTTAACACCTTCCCTTCACATACTTAAATCTCCTTTCCCTTCACATACTTATATCTCCTttcaaggctgaacaggcccagctccctcagcctttcctcataagaaAGGTGCTCCAGTCCCCTCATGATCTTTGTTGCCCACTGCTTGAcatgctccaggagctccatgtctcttcTGTGCTGAGGTGCCCAGCACCAGGCACAGCACTCTATGTGTGGCCTCActacagctcagtagagcaaAATATTGGTGATAAATGTGACAAATAAAAGCCATTTCAAAAAGTATGCTTAAGTTATAAAAAATCCATTTCACTAAATTCATTCCGGTAcagaataatttcaaaaaattCTATGGTTATAGCTTGCCTAGATTGCAAATGTTCCTCAATATCACATGATGACTACCCATGAGAATGCCATGTTTACCTGAGTAAACAATTTGTACCTAATAGTATTCTCCACTGTTTTCCATAGTCATTAGTGACATTGGCTcgaatttttctttctaatttcaTGGCTGTCCAAATCTTTTTTATTAAGATAATGAATAAATCTTTCTTTCACATTGAGTAAGAATATTGTTGTATTGAATAGTTTTACCTGGTAAAAAGCTATGCAGTTGAGTTTAAGATGCATCAATGTAGTGTATGCTGCAATTTAGGTTTAGCAGTATCAGTGTAAGCTTTCTTATGAACATGTGACAGACGAAGAACAAAACATAGATGTTCTTGAATcaaacacttccaggaacaTCTACAAAGAAGTCATTTTATCTAGTCAATATTATTTTTGGTAGATAACTGGACAGAAGTGACcattataattttctttccttagagAAGTGTCACTCTGCCAATTCTTATAAAATATTGTGTTATGTATTTATTACATATTAAAACATGCATTATATAAAGCTGTGATTATGTACTGAAAGGTCTCAGGTTACACTTGTTTCTGCTAACACTTTGTAAGGGTATTTCCTTCCTGAGTTACATCCGTCACTGAACTAGCACATGGTATAAGCTATGACACAAATTAAACTGGTACTTATTACTCCTGCCTCCAGAATGGGCAGTGGAAAGTACGTGTGGCTTATGAGCCCCTTTGTTTATTAGAAAAGCATCCTCATGTTAAACAAAGCTGTATGGATTGCTTTCACAGAATGGGAAAGCAGAATAAACAAGCATTCTGACATAAAAGAGTATCAATATCACCCATCTTTAGGTCAGATCTGAAGGGATTAAATTAAGCACTGAAACTAAAGATGCTTTTTGCTGTACACCCACTGGTTTAGGCTCCTCAGTGTGGGAATTAGGTGCCTAAAGCTGAATACTGTGAAATGTTTATTTGCTAACTCTGACCCGATTTAGCAAGGGCAGGTGGAATTGCTGGTGGTttatggttatttttttttggcagaagaAAGGTCTGTGTCAAAAAATGTACTGAAAGTCTTTGCAAGAAGCAGGGCATGTGAATTGCAAAAACATTGCAGTGTCTATTTTCTGGAGCACATCAGTTAAGACTTAATTCTGTGTTTTAAAGTCAGAAGGTAGACCAACAAAGCAAAAGAACTAAGTTCATTTAGAAGTATGATGCTAATAAGGTAACTTTTCAATTCATGCTTACATTTTTAGGGAATAATTTTGCACTTAAAGTGTGCCTTGTTGCTCATTAATATagcaattttcttttcctttattttttctctattgTCTAGGTGATTGATATAGGTTCTGGGAAGGGCTACCTGAGTTCCTTTTTGTCCATGCAGTATAACTTAAAAGTTTATGGCATTGACTCCTCAATCTCCAACACAAATGGTGCTCgtgaaagaaatagaaaattgaAGAAACACTGGAGAGCATATCAGAGTCGAGGAAAAGAAAGCCTCAAAAGCCAGAGTTTGGAAATGGCAAATGACAGGCCagtggaaaatgaaattaattgtaAAACAATCAATGAAGAGCTCTTAAATAATGCCAACAGTCTTCAAAATCAGGGCCAAGTGATTATCCAAGATTTACTTCCTTCTTGTGGTTTCACAGAAATGGCTACACTTCAAACCAACACAGAAACTGAAGCTGATTTAGTGACTGGGACACAATCTCATGAGACCAAACTTTCTGAAGAGGATCTTGCTGTCCTAAATGTTCTTCCTGTTGATGCTGtagaagatttttctttatCCCATTGTAACTGTGGGGAACTCTGCGAGGAGGAAGAAGTACAAAGAAAAATGACATCTCTCAAGACTAAAGCAAGAAAGTCAAGTGAATCGAACCTGTATTTTCCATTGACCTCTTGCATCACTGCAGAAACAGAACTCAATGACATCATAACAGATCTGGAGGTTATTTTACTCTAAATATTTACTGTATTTAGATTGTCTGTTGTCTTTATATTGCCATTTTAATATGTACATGTTTGCTGAATGTACATAGAGTACTATCTCTGGTGTAAATGAATATCCTGACCCAATAATGGTTTTTAACCAGGTAGCAGAAGTATGTCTACCAGATAAAGATTGTATTTCTATTTTGATATATGTGTTGGGAATTTTTTGAATCAGTCTTTAGAACTTATGAGGTAGATAATAATCAGCTGTCAAAGTTAACAACATATTCAGTTATTTTACAACCGTCATTATAGATAAAATCTAATTATTAtgaatttattattatttaccaGGTAGATGCATATATTAAGCATTGGAGTTTCAATTTTCCtaaaagttcttaatttttcAAGTTACGTATTTTTATACTTTCCATCATACTGGGAAGGCAGGAGAATTTATTGTGTGTAGTACTCAAGATGAAGATTGTGTAAAGAATGATTTTATTACTTTaagttcattttattttattactttaagTTCATTTAGTAATTTACTAGCTGGCAGGATTTGTGTTTACACAAACAAGCCCAAGTTCAGCTTCCAGTGGCGCAAGTCTAGAAACTCTGAGGTTGTGTTTAGTTTTTATGCCTGAACTAACATACGTTGATTCAGTCTTTTATGGAATGATAAAATCTTCTCTGTGTTCATTAGTAACCATACTATTTTATTCCAGGGTGTAATAATCTCTGATTCAAGAGCATAGGTTTGTGCTGATGGCCCTATAACTTGAGCTATAAATGCAGCTGAGTATATGAGAATATGTGGAGCAAGCTCATGTCTGTCTGCAAAAGACACCCTGAGCAGCAGGGTTTGTTGATGAAGCATATGCCTATACATTTGCACAGCTGGATCTTGTATCCTCTTAGTGTGTAATTTGTAAAATGTTAAAGGTGGAAGAAATCCTATATCACTGCCTTTCTTGATATAAAAAAACAATGTCAGGGAACATGAAAGAGGAAAGCAGAAGTTTTACTGTTTCAGACATGAATACACTATGTAATACAGGTGGGTGAGAGAATCAGATAAAATCTGATTATAGAAAGCTTTCTCAATTGAGTGATGCTGGCCTAATTTCTTGTTGATAACATGATGATAACCTGTTGATAACCTGGGAAAGTGAAGGCTCTGGTGAGGCTTTATAGCACCTTCCCGTACCTAAATGGGACCTTACAAGAAGGCTGGAGAGAGAATTTTTAAGAGGGCATGTAATAATAtaacaagggggaatggcctAAGATGAaggagggtagatttagattaggtggatattaaaaggaaattttttacTGCAAGGGTGATGAGACACTGGAAAAAATTGTCTaaagaagttgtggatgtcACTGGAAGTGTTGAAGGCCAGGTTGGCTGAGGCTttgaggaacctggtctagtggggcagcaggagggttggaactagGTAATCTCTAAGGTCCTTTTCAACCCTGATGACTTTTTGATTCTATGAGTAATAAATATGTCTGGAATTCAAAGCAACACCATGTTTGCCATGTGGATCCCAAATAATAATGTCAGAAGGGAAATATCTTGTTATGAATGGTGAGAAGAGGGAGAATTTTCACGGAGAAATGGAGGCAAAAGCAAAGttgcagagaaaaggaaagtaGGAAATAGAATAGACAGAAGAGCAGAGCATCTGAAGCTGAAGTTCTTACTTTGTGCTGTGAAGGAGAATGCCCATTTGTTGTTGAATAGAAGCAGGCATAATCCAAAACTGTCAGTACTGCTGTTTGGGAAATAACAAAGCTGCTCTTCACTTTATACCTGTATTTAGGAAGTTGGTTTGATTTCAACAACTTAAAGTAGCAGAAATCCCTTAGATAGGTCCAGCCAGGTTGACAGCAAGGAATCTTTACTAAGAAAAATAGCAGTGGTACTAATAACAAGAACAGGAAACCTAGGAAAGACCAGAGAAAATGGTCTGTGCCCAGTAAACATGTAGATATTCCATGCAGCTATGTTACTCATAGTCTTGAACTTCTGCATCATGGCCAGTTTTCACCATATTTTCTTAGCACTGAAGAGCTTTGATTAGCATTGAAAAAATCTAGAACAGAACAGCAGGAGTCTTCATGGAGTTGGGTATTTCTACCTTACAGCTCACTTTTTGCACCACGTTTGGGTTTTGgagtttgtttttatttgtgctCTTTCAGTTGATGAAGGAGATGATttattgttgctttttttttctttttcttcttaggACTGTATGATGGTGGGTCTTCATACATGTGGAGATCTTGCTGCAAATACATTACGAATTTTTACTGCCAAGCCTGAAATCAAAGCCGTTTGCAGTGTGGGCTGCTGCTACCATCTGTTGTCAGAACAGTTTGAAAACCAAGAAGGTAATTCTTCTGAGCTTAACTTGTGGCTGCAAGTTTGCATGTTAAGAGTATTatacattttaattaataagCTCCTTATGTTTGTTCCTTTCCAGTGGCTTATGAGGATCATTCACTCCCAGATGCATTACTGCTTTTCCGTTATGCTCATGTTCCTAATATTTTTACTGAGATTAGGGACATAAGTGCATAGTGTTTTTATGTGGTTATAACTACagctggttttatttcattaacTCAGTTATATATGTATAGACTCTTTTAGTCCAGTATGTTTCCAtacttttgaaatgttttgtaCCAGATTTTGTCCTCAGCTGTCTGCATGCAGCATCCAATTAtattaagttataaatatacaaCAATGAGCAGAATTAAGATTTTGTAATGTAAGGCAATACTCAAAAAAACAGTCATCTGGGTGCTGTGCCAGTCTTTGCCCATCATGAAGCAGTACATATATGAGTTTTTCTTGGGAAGATAACATGAAAGTTATTTGAGGATTCAGAATATAAGCAAATTTTCCTACAAatgggagggagggggtttcATTTTTGAGAGAAAGTTGGTATTTTTACTTGAAACTGtgtataatgaaaaatatttaaggaaCTGGCTTTCCTGAGACAAGTGGTACATAGCTGAGGTGTCTAAATCACCATCTGCTGAAATGCTACGACCTGATCATCATATCAGTAAATCTGAGAAAGGGGTGGCTTGGCAAGGTTTACTCCAGTTCTTTCAGGGAATTTCACAGATATGAAGGCATGTGGGACCCAGGTATTGCTCTTTAAGAGTTAGCTGCTTAAGTAGTCACGGCACACTGACCGTGACACATGCTAGCTCTTCTTGCTTTAATAATCTTTTCATGTTGTTTTTAATTAACTCTGCAACTGTTTTAAGAGTTTTTTCGGTGTATTAGTCTTAGTAATTTCAAAATTCTTCAGCTCACTCCAAAagcaagggaaaagaaaatgcagttgAAATTTCTGTGCTACAGAAATGCAGATAGAGAAAAAATATACAATTACTTTTACATCAGagttttaagaaattaaaaacttttCAGGTACTTCTCATTAACTCTGAGTGTCTGAAACATTTGGTTGTTTCTTATTATTGCAAAGAGGACATGGCTTTCTGTACTAGCAGTATAGGATTACTTTTTGCAGACCAGTGCATAAACTCAGACACCCCCAAAGGATCAGGTGTGATAACCTTTTCAAAGTTCAAACAAACAGATATATGTGCATGGTTAGAAGAGATACTGCAGTTTCATAGCAGTATGGAAATGAAATCAAATTGTGTGTTGGATTGATTTTACTCTGCTTGAAGGACAAAATTATTCTCAGAGGAGAACATTTGGacagaacaaaaggaaattaCAGTATACTTTTTTTGggaaataatatatatattgtCCTAGTAAtgctcaaaataattttttttttttttactattactATGAGAGTGCATATTCTAAAATGTATAATGCTATTGCATTCCCCTACTAAGTCATCTACCATATGGCTTGTTCTTAAATGTGCAGTGAAGGGCTAAGAGAACAAGGACTGACAATATCTAAGAGTTAAGATTTCTTcaaatggaaaatgggaaaggatTCAGACTGTATCTTGTGTCTGCATTTCCTATGCATGGACTTCAAACTGACAAAGCATTCTGGAGGATGCTTGGGGCCTCTGTCACTTATCAGATGGTATCAGTCCAACAATTCAAGCAGTAAATGAACTCTTCTTGCACCTGTTGGAAGCAAGTGGATTTTAGTACTGCTACCAGAATGGACCAAATCATAGCATTTAAGTAGTAAGTAACTTCTGAAGGTCATCTAGACCAGACTATGGCACAAAGCAGGGCCAGCTTAGATAATTTCAGTCAGGGTCTTGTCCATTCatgttttgaatatctccaaggacAGTGATTCAGTAGCCCATTTCAATGTTTGCCCTCACCAtgaatttctttccttcatATCCATTCAGGGTTTGCAGCTATTGTGTATTATCtattgtcttttttattttgcactgCCAAGAATAGTCCAGCTTAATCCTTTTTGTTGTCTTTCCTTTAGGAAAGCAGCAGTTAGATCCCTTCTTGACCTTCTCTGAAGCCCTTTAGTGCTCTTGCCACCAATAAGTTCATTTCAGTCATTCTGGTGGGCTGACGAGCCCAAAGAAACACTCCAGATACTCTCACAAGTGCTAAAAAGGGAGAATAATCACATCCCTTAATCTGCAGGCTTCACTGTCAAGCTTCAGATTACTGTCAATTTTCTACCTATTTTAGAATGTACCTGTCTGAGTCATATCTTTCCATTTTGTCTATAAAGATACTAAGGAAACCTTGCTGAAAGACTTAATAAAATCAAGATAAACTATGACTCTGCTGTCCCCTAGTTCATGGAGCCAGTCACTGCCTTACAGAAGGCATTAGTTTGTCAGTGCCTGATGAATTCCTGCCAGCTAGTGTCAACCTTCTTACTCTTCATGGGCCTGGGTATGGTTTTCAGGAAAATTTGTTCCATAAACTTGTTGAGGCTATCTGAGCTTATTCAGGTGAAGATGAGTGTGGTTTTCATCTGTTTCCTGTAATCAGGATGGATATGACCTGTCAGAGATGACAGAGTATGGTCTTCATGTGGCACCAGTGAGTTACGTGGTCCTGAAATGCATCCCATCTGGCCACATGCAGTTGTGTATTTCTGGTTGGCCTGTGGGGTACTTCAGCCAATATAATCTGTGCTGTAGATAGTCCTTTGCTGGCCCAGGCTCTGACACTGAACTTAGGAAAGCTACTGGCTGCTCTAGGCATCAGAGATGGCAGACACATGTGGATGCTTTGTATGGAGAGACTAGTTTGCATATTAGGAGGCAGGTTTAGAGCTACATCTCTACAATGACAGATCTTCTTAAGAAGCAAAATTTGCTGCAATACAGGAAATTACTTACTCATTTGAAATCAGTCTGGTAAGCAAGGGCTTGCCTGCAAGGACACAGTGGGAAGTTCTGTTATAAAGCATTGACTGAGTAGCCTCAAAgtttttcaaaatctgtttttaaaatgtcatttgtcctctttaaaagcttttatgttttcttgAGGAGTGCACCCTTAAAGTCAAGGTTGTGGCAAGTCCACCTCAAAGCTCTTGCCCCCATAGTAGCACATTTTCCATCTTTGCTCTTTCTTTAATGTAAATTCAGAGGGTTGTTCTCATAAGCACAGCTGAAGCAGAGGAGCCAGATCACAGAGGAGCTGCAATGGACTTCTGGTTGCCATAACTTGGTATGGCTGGACAGTATGTTCTTTGGCACTTAAGATTTAATACCAAGATCAGTCTTGTTTGAGGCCcgtgaaaaattactttttcactTCATATTAACTGGAATTAACTGCTACTCATAGGAATAAAATTTACCTGTTATGATGCCTAACATAGCGTTTATAAGTCTGAGTGTTGAGTTGACAAAATATCAACAAAGTGTTACTATGTTGCTTTTGTTGGACTGCTGAATTACCTTGGTTGTCAcaagtttgggatttttttttttgtttctgacaTGACTTCAGGGAATAATGCATTACATTTCTCACATACTGTAAAAATAGTACAGATATTGCAAGATTGGCTGATTCAGTTTGCTGTTGGACCTGCTGTGAATACTTTGTGAGCATTTCTGATGAAAGTAGGTGCTAGCAGTCACaatcttaaataaaaatacaatcaGTATACAGTGTCCTTCTATGTGTCTTTGAATAAGCTGAATTCATCTGGAAATTTTTGTAATGGGACCATATTTCCAATTATGTTGGGAATAATTTTGAACTGTTAAGATCATGAAAGCCTTTGATTTGATTTATTAGTAGCTAAAACAACCAAGAATTGCTGTGTAACATCAAATTTCAACTCACTTTTAAAAAGTTGAAGCCAGTGTCTTTTAACACCTGTCTTTAAATTTTACTGCTGTTATAAGCAGTACAAAATTCTAAGTTTCAGTTAATAAGAAATAATATGACAGTTCTTGGAAAATTCTAAGTAGTTTTACTTTGGCTCTCTCTAAGGAGAATTGTCTGTTTATGTAGAGATTCTTGTATGGATAAAATATACATAGACATTAGTATAATTGATTCCTTTGGGGGTTTTCTTCTCCGTTACTGCATTGGGTAGTCAATTACATCAGACTAGAAAGGATTTTACTATTTATCAGAGACATTTTACATAAACCTATTTACATAGTGAGCCATTATGTCagtttttctgggaaaaaaatcactttactAATGATTTTTAGGTTAAAACAAACTCTTTGTCTCTGTTCAGGAGGTATTCTTAGGATTTTTGGGAGCTGTTTTGTCTTATATTCAGCTAACAGATTTTTGGGGCAATGTACCAGCTGGTCCATGATTATCCCTAAACAGAGAACTGAAAATTTAACATATTTTAAGAAAGATTTTACTTTCCTTGAAAAGGAATTTGGGTTTCTGTGTTCTGATTCTCTTATTTCCATCCTCCATACCACCAAATACATCAGTACCAGTCTAGAAACCAGTGAAATTCTCCAGTATTATATCCtctgttttggggaaaaaaacacatgaATGTTGCTCTTGCTCTGGAGCTACTGCTAAGACCCACCACAGAGATGGGATAACTGAGATTCTTTTTAATATATCCCTCGGGGCGGAATAGAGTGAAATGAATGACAGGTGTATAtataagtgtgtgtgtgtgtgtgtgtggaggtATATATATTTTAGAACATTTTTGTTGCAATAGAAATGTAGCCATTTTGGTTATCTATAGTAATATGACATTATAAACGCATGAAAATATCACTGAAGAAAATAtacaaggaagagaaagaaattataaGAGTAGCTAGCAGATAGGAAAGATGTCACCACCCATTATTTTTGCACTTCAGGAGCACTTTGCACTTCAGATGTCCATTGGTTGAAGTGATGGTCACAGTCTTGATCCATCAGGGGTGGGAGAAGCCATGAAACAAACACTTCAAGGGTTAATACAGGCTCAGGTTCAGGTGGAAATGCCCAGGTACCTCCCCTGCTGGGGGAAGTTTTAACACTTTGGATCATGTGCAGTCCTCAACGCATGTGGTCACAGCActaagcctgacagagttcaagaagtgtttgagCAACACTCAAGCacctggtgtgattcttggggatggtgctgtgcagggctaAGAGGTGATCTTGATGATCctttgggtcccttccaattcagcaTATTTTTTCATTCTGCAGTTTGAAATAAGAGATAGGTGTAGTTGTATAGATACTTTCAGTGATAGCTATCAGATAGGAGCTCTTTTTGAGGTTGGCTTAAGTAAGACAAAACATTAATTCCAGATTGTGTAAGGATTTCCAAAGTCAGGTTGCTGCTGAGTAGAGAAGTTCTAATGCCCTCCAGGAAGCTGTGGAAAGTAGCTTCTTAATAAGGCACTCTGAAAGAAGTCAGCAAAGCTTTTGCAGAATGAACTTTGACTATTAAAAGCTATTGAACATAATTAAGGGAACCAAAAGGGTTGCAAAAGGTAGTCAAAATTCACATACAGAATTTTATCAGACTTGTGAAACATGGGAAAGCCTTGAGTAAGGTGGATTCAAAGGACAAATACtacaaaactgaattttctaAAGGATTAGTTACACAAACATTATGGCTTTGTATCTGTTCCACTCAAATATAAAAGATTACTCACTGTTTCAGGGTATTAGAGTACAGATGATTTATGTGTAGCCTaggtatattttaaaagatattcCACAGCCAATGTCTTAAAATAGCTACCACTGATACCATGGCAACCCAGGAAAACACTTCCAAGCAACAGATCAAAAAGCTTAATTTCCTTCCCAAGGCATCTTTAGATATTGCTGCATAGGGAACCCTTTCATGTATTTGTGACACAGCTAACTAGTCACTAAACCCCAGATGTTTTCTATAAAAAttgattctgaaaaaaaatatgaaacttGAAAAAACACTAACAAGGTAAGCTTTACAGATGTTAAATGAAAGTATTACCTATTGAAGTTATGAtggtatttttcattaattaatgTAGCAAGAATATATTAAAACCTGAAACCATCttacatttgtatttttctcaGTGTGTAGAAAGTATGAGGTTAGAATTGAGAATGCCAAAGTTTTAATGCACATAATTAAAACACACTCTAGGTTTGGgttttggaaattattttggtgACAGCTGATTCTGTTTCCTGGAACTAGAGAGCATTTTTCTTCCCCACtaccctctgcttcccccagcaAAATCCTGCTTGTTCAGGAGacttttctgaaaaatacaaatttaagGAACAGTGAATTACATGGCCAAGGAATATTTAGtctttcctgtgaaggaaaaaggCAGTTTAGTAGTTATCTATTTTGTTTGGAATAAAAGAAGTAGACTGAAAATTTACAATGTTGTAAAAGACAGGGGCTGTGGAGGATCTGAAAAAGGTTATTTGTGTTTTAGTACCACTTTGATGTAGTTCACAATATATACAAAGAAGCAAAATAGGGTGTATGTGAAGAAAAATGAGGAGGGTAATAAAGATTCATTTCCACTGAAAAatctcagaagaaaaaatgcCATTTCAATCCATTGAATTACATAATCAGCCAAAAGCAGCCATTAGGTTTAGGGTTGGGATTAAGAGATCCCCACAAAGCCTacagctccagggacaccagggCTGGAAAAAGCATGCCAAGAGGAACGTGACGCTGCACCAACATTTCTGCCTCCACACCTTTCTGTTCTGGCTCATCCCATGGAACTTAAGTCAGGCTTATTTTTCCCAGT
This portion of the Anomalospiza imberbis isolate Cuckoo-Finch-1a 21T00152 chromosome 5, ASM3175350v1, whole genome shotgun sequence genome encodes:
- the METTL25 gene encoding probable methyltransferase-like protein 25 isoform X4 gives rise to the protein MSRPSRALPAQPAPAAAARALRRAARFVRRALPLCRAHTVEFFTRGLWQRLVAPRPDAVLEALRAAGPLARPLAEGSGAAAAPCDDDIFSSAFCEKSEKLIDVHLFALAAKYYSLSNLGVCTPLEDVLEALKGDSEGATGIKPDEFMNNKKSHEVQVMSELVDSIANYCGIKQVIDIGSGKGYLSSFLSMQYNLKVYGIDSSISNTNGARERNRKLKKHWRAYQSRGKESLKSQSLEMANDRPVENEINCKTINEELLNNANSLQNQGQVIIQDLLPSCGFTEMATLQTNTETEADLVTGTQSHETKLSEEDLAVLNVLPVDAVEDFSLSHCNCGELCEEEEVQRKMTSLKTKARKSSESNLYFPLTSCITAETELNDIITDLEDCMMVGLHTCGDLAANTLRIFTAKPEIKAVCSVGCCYHLLSEQFENQEECHNQVWGFPMCQYLKDKGWCCGRNARMSACLQIDAAVRAYAAEGKPDSWPKPWMEELQLCGLCLKYKISVKV